One genomic segment of Hevea brasiliensis isolate MT/VB/25A 57/8 chromosome 3, ASM3005281v1, whole genome shotgun sequence includes these proteins:
- the LOC110646615 gene encoding transcription initiation factor TFIID subunit 12 isoform X1 — MDQPTPNSSIPTPPTTGTAGSQPIETSPSQPSPPAPRPPQQQQQQQPPPLQLPSSTTHSAPSPAPTTPNPNPSPSPNPRPSTSTPSQSQPHSSASRPQTLHRPWQHPHPHSHFPHFSSITSPSSSLAASSALSLSSSALPSISASQQRGGVAIGVPAPHSSPSPAPFSSSFGQQYGGLSRGTVNVPESVANTSNSQARQGMQGVQGMGMVGSVSSGSQIRSGGISGHHQQRPVQSSIRPSSSSPNNQSPATQNFQGHGFMRPSSVGPPSSPAPSASQSMQSPSQPWLSSGSQGKPPLPSASYRPQINAPSLQQRSHIPQQHHSLPTTSQQQHMSSAQPQQPLPSHQPSDHYGQQFPPSRVPRSITQQLGLQGSANPKPLSLPMVQPNTVQPGTQNRTANAESEESGNRILSKRSINELVSQIDPSEKLDPEVEDILADIADEFVDSITTFGCSLAKHRKSDTLEAKDILLHLERNWNMTLPGFSGDEIKTFRKPLTSDIHKERLAAIKKSILATEMTNAKSSVGQAAGNAKSNLSKTPANAMVSPNVKIREVT, encoded by the exons ATGGACCAGCCAACCCCCAACTCCTCCATCCCTACTCCTCCCACCACAGGAACAGCCGGTTCTCAACCTATTGAAACATCGCCATCACAGCCGTCACCACCGGCACCTCGACCACCAcagcaacaacaacaacaacagccGCCTCCATTACAACTAccttcctccactactcattcaGCCCCATCCCCAGCCCCaaccactccaaaccctaaccctagccctAGCCCTAACCCTAGACCCTCAACCTCTACCCCAtcccaatctcaacctcactctTCTGCCTCTAGGCCCCAGACATTGCATAGACCATGGCAGCATCCTCATCCACATTCCCACTTCCCGCACTTCTCCTCAATCACTTCGCCGTCTTCTTCTCTTGCAGCTTCCTCTGCCCTTTCCTTGTCATCGTCTGCTTTGCCTTCCATTTCTGCATCGCAACAAAGGGGTGGTGTTGCTATTGGTGTTCCTGCCCCTCACTCTAGCCCTTCTCCGGCGCCTTTTTCATCTTCTTTTGGGCAGCAGTATGGGGGATTGAGTCGCGGAACAGTCAATGTGCCTGAATCTGTAGCTAATACTAGCAATTCACAG GCTAGGCAGGGGATGCAGGGAGTGCAGGGAATGGGAATGGTGGGATCAGTGAGTTCGGGTTCTCAAATTCGGTCAGGTGGGATTTCTGGACATCATCAACAGAGACCTGTTCAATCATCTATTAGACCTTCCTCTTCTTCCCCAAATAACCAGTCTCCTGCCACCCAA AATTTCCAAGGGCATGGTTTTATGAGACCGTCTTCTGTAGGTCCTCCTAGTTCTCCAGCACCAAGTGCATCGCAAAGTATGCAGTCCCCTAGTCAGCCATGGTTGTCATCTGGATCTCAAGGCAAGCCTCCATTGCCTTCCGCTTCATATAGACCACAGATAAACGCACCATCTTTGCAACAAAGGTCACATATTCCTCAGCAACATCATTCCCTGCCAACTACTTCACAGCAACAGCACATGTCATCTGCACAACCGCAGCAACCTTTACCATCCCATCAACCATCGGATCATTATGGACAACAATTTCCACCGTCAAGGGTTCCACGGTCCATAACACAACAGCTTGGCCTTCAAGGTTCAGCAAACCCAAAGCCACTTTCCTTGCCAATGGTACAGCCTAATACTGTACAGCCAGGCACCCAGAATAGGACAGCTAATGCAGAAAGTGAAGAATCTGGTAACCGGATTCTTAGCAAAAGAAGTATCAATGAGCTAGTTAGCCAG ATCGACCCTTCTGAGAAATTGGATCCTGAAGTTGAAGACATTCTTGCAGATATAGCTGATGAATTTGTTGATTCT ATCACAACATTTGGCTGCTCCTTAGCCAAACATCGAAAATCTGATACATTGGAAGCAAAAGACATACTTCTACATCTTG AAAGAAATTGGAATATGACCCTCCCAGGATTTAGTGGTGATGAGATTAAAACCTTTCGAAAACCG ctTACAAGTGATATCCACAAGGAACGTCTCGCAGCA ATAAAGAAGTCGATTTTGGCAACTGAGATGACAAATGCCAAAAGCTCTGTTGGACAAGCTGCTGGAAATGCAAAGAGTAACTTGTCAAAGACACCTGCAAATGCCATGGTCTCCCCCAACGTAAAGATTCGTGAAGTTACTTGA
- the LOC110646615 gene encoding transcription initiation factor TFIID subunit 12 isoform X3 — protein sequence MDQPTPNSSIPTPPTTGTAGSQPIETSPSQPSPPAPRPPQQQQQQQPPPLQLPSSTTHSAPSPAPTTPNPNPSPSPNPRPSTSTPSQSQPHSSASRPQTLHRPWQHPHPHSHFPHFSSITSPSSSLAASSALSLSSSALPSISASQQRGGVAIGVPAPHSSPSPAPFSSSFGQQYGGLSRGTVNVPESVANTSNSQARQGMQGVQGMGMVGSVSSGSQIRSGGISGHHQQRPVQSSIRPSSSSPNNQSPATQNFQGHGFMRPSSVGPPSSPAPSASQSMQSPSQPWLSSGSQGKPPLPSASYRPQINAPSLQQRSHIPQQHHSLPTTSQQQHMSSAQPQQPLPSHQPSDHYGQQFPPSRVPRSITQQLGLQGSANPKPLSLPMVQPNTVQPGTQNRTANAESEESGNRILSKRSINELVSQIDPSEKLDPEVEDILADIADEFVDSRATALFHYKGGNCKYDCMSKRNLSLNRVELVEVNEWAEARVCEV from the exons ATGGACCAGCCAACCCCCAACTCCTCCATCCCTACTCCTCCCACCACAGGAACAGCCGGTTCTCAACCTATTGAAACATCGCCATCACAGCCGTCACCACCGGCACCTCGACCACCAcagcaacaacaacaacaacagccGCCTCCATTACAACTAccttcctccactactcattcaGCCCCATCCCCAGCCCCaaccactccaaaccctaaccctagccctAGCCCTAACCCTAGACCCTCAACCTCTACCCCAtcccaatctcaacctcactctTCTGCCTCTAGGCCCCAGACATTGCATAGACCATGGCAGCATCCTCATCCACATTCCCACTTCCCGCACTTCTCCTCAATCACTTCGCCGTCTTCTTCTCTTGCAGCTTCCTCTGCCCTTTCCTTGTCATCGTCTGCTTTGCCTTCCATTTCTGCATCGCAACAAAGGGGTGGTGTTGCTATTGGTGTTCCTGCCCCTCACTCTAGCCCTTCTCCGGCGCCTTTTTCATCTTCTTTTGGGCAGCAGTATGGGGGATTGAGTCGCGGAACAGTCAATGTGCCTGAATCTGTAGCTAATACTAGCAATTCACAG GCTAGGCAGGGGATGCAGGGAGTGCAGGGAATGGGAATGGTGGGATCAGTGAGTTCGGGTTCTCAAATTCGGTCAGGTGGGATTTCTGGACATCATCAACAGAGACCTGTTCAATCATCTATTAGACCTTCCTCTTCTTCCCCAAATAACCAGTCTCCTGCCACCCAA AATTTCCAAGGGCATGGTTTTATGAGACCGTCTTCTGTAGGTCCTCCTAGTTCTCCAGCACCAAGTGCATCGCAAAGTATGCAGTCCCCTAGTCAGCCATGGTTGTCATCTGGATCTCAAGGCAAGCCTCCATTGCCTTCCGCTTCATATAGACCACAGATAAACGCACCATCTTTGCAACAAAGGTCACATATTCCTCAGCAACATCATTCCCTGCCAACTACTTCACAGCAACAGCACATGTCATCTGCACAACCGCAGCAACCTTTACCATCCCATCAACCATCGGATCATTATGGACAACAATTTCCACCGTCAAGGGTTCCACGGTCCATAACACAACAGCTTGGCCTTCAAGGTTCAGCAAACCCAAAGCCACTTTCCTTGCCAATGGTACAGCCTAATACTGTACAGCCAGGCACCCAGAATAGGACAGCTAATGCAGAAAGTGAAGAATCTGGTAACCGGATTCTTAGCAAAAGAAGTATCAATGAGCTAGTTAGCCAG ATCGACCCTTCTGAGAAATTGGATCCTGAAGTTGAAGACATTCTTGCAGATATAGCTGATGAATTTGTTGATTCT AGAGCCACTGCACTTTTTCACTATAAAGGAGGAAATTGCAAGTACGATTGTATGAGCAAGAGAAACTTATCATTGAACCGAGTTGAACTGGTGGAGGTGAATGAATGGGCCGAGGCAAGAGTTTGTGAAGTGTGA
- the LOC110646620 gene encoding uncharacterized protein LOC110646620 isoform X3, which produces MNWWRSHATLRTLFLLFLGQLVSLALALSSFTSSLVANLGVDAPITQSIFNYFALALVYASILLYKRQKIQLSWYWYLLLGFVDVQGNYLVNKAYQYSSLTSVTLLDCFTVAWAIVLTWFFLGTRYSIWQLFGAAICVLGLGLVLLSDAGVGGEGGSKPLLGDSLVIAGTLFFAFSNVGEEFCVKNKNRVEVVSMLGLYGMLVSLVELSIFEVKSLESVNWSADIILAIAGYTLALFMFYTLAPFVLKLSGATMFNLSILTADMWAVVFRIFFYQQES; this is translated from the exons ATGAACTGGTGGAGAAGCCACGCTACCCTCAGGACCCTTTTCTTGCTGTTCTTGGGTCAGTTGGTTTCTTTAGCACTTGCACTCTCCAGCTTTACATCTTCTCTAGTGGCCAATCTTG GTGTTGATGCACCCATTACTCAGTCTATCTTCAATTACTTTGCATTAGCTTTGGTTTATGCTAGTATTTTGCTCTATAAGCGCCAAAAAATCCAG CTTTCTTGGTACTGGTATCTCCTCCTAGGATTTGTTGATGTTCAAGGCAATTATCTTG TTAATAAAGCATATCAGTACTCATCACTTACTAGTGTGACATTATTGGATTGCTTTACGGTAGCATGGGCCATAGTTCTTACGTGGTTCTTCCTCGGCACTAGATATTCCATATGGCAGTTATTTGGTGCAGCCATCTGTGTGCTGGGGCTTGGTTTGGTGCTCCTTTCTGATGCTGGGGTGGGTGGTGAAG GTGGTTCAAAGCCTCTTTTGGGTGATTCACTTGTTATTGCTGGgacacttttctttgcctttaGCAATGTTGGGGAG GAATTCTGTGTTAAGAACAAAAATCGTGTTGAAGTGGTGTCAATGCTCGGTTTGTATGGAATGCTAGTGAGTCTGGTTGAGTT ATCCATATTCGAGGTGAAGAGTCTGGAATCAGTTAACTGGTCTGCAGATATA ATATTAGCTATTGCAGGCTATACTCTCGCATTATTTATGTTCTATACACTTGCTCCTTTTGTTCTAAAG TTGAGTGGAGCCACAATGTTCAATCTCTCTATCCTTACTGCTGATATGTGGGCAGTTGTTTTTCGCATCTTCTTCTACCAACAGGAG TCGTAA
- the LOC110646615 gene encoding transcription initiation factor TFIID subunit 12 isoform X2 has product MDQPTPNSSIPTPPTTGTAGSQPIETSPSQPSPPAPRPPQQQQQQQPPPLQLPSSTTHSAPSPAPTTPNPNPSPSPNPRPSTSTPSQSQPHSSASRPQTLHRPWQHPHPHSHFPHFSSITSPSSSLAASSALSLSSSALPSISASQQRGGVAIGVPAPHSSPSPAPFSSSFGQQYGGLSRGTVNVPESVANTSNSQNFQGHGFMRPSSVGPPSSPAPSASQSMQSPSQPWLSSGSQGKPPLPSASYRPQINAPSLQQRSHIPQQHHSLPTTSQQQHMSSAQPQQPLPSHQPSDHYGQQFPPSRVPRSITQQLGLQGSANPKPLSLPMVQPNTVQPGTQNRTANAESEESGNRILSKRSINELVSQIDPSEKLDPEVEDILADIADEFVDSITTFGCSLAKHRKSDTLEAKDILLHLERNWNMTLPGFSGDEIKTFRKPLTSDIHKERLAAIKKSILATEMTNAKSSVGQAAGNAKSNLSKTPANAMVSPNVKIREVT; this is encoded by the exons ATGGACCAGCCAACCCCCAACTCCTCCATCCCTACTCCTCCCACCACAGGAACAGCCGGTTCTCAACCTATTGAAACATCGCCATCACAGCCGTCACCACCGGCACCTCGACCACCAcagcaacaacaacaacaacagccGCCTCCATTACAACTAccttcctccactactcattcaGCCCCATCCCCAGCCCCaaccactccaaaccctaaccctagccctAGCCCTAACCCTAGACCCTCAACCTCTACCCCAtcccaatctcaacctcactctTCTGCCTCTAGGCCCCAGACATTGCATAGACCATGGCAGCATCCTCATCCACATTCCCACTTCCCGCACTTCTCCTCAATCACTTCGCCGTCTTCTTCTCTTGCAGCTTCCTCTGCCCTTTCCTTGTCATCGTCTGCTTTGCCTTCCATTTCTGCATCGCAACAAAGGGGTGGTGTTGCTATTGGTGTTCCTGCCCCTCACTCTAGCCCTTCTCCGGCGCCTTTTTCATCTTCTTTTGGGCAGCAGTATGGGGGATTGAGTCGCGGAACAGTCAATGTGCCTGAATCTGTAGCTAATACTAGCAATTCACAG AATTTCCAAGGGCATGGTTTTATGAGACCGTCTTCTGTAGGTCCTCCTAGTTCTCCAGCACCAAGTGCATCGCAAAGTATGCAGTCCCCTAGTCAGCCATGGTTGTCATCTGGATCTCAAGGCAAGCCTCCATTGCCTTCCGCTTCATATAGACCACAGATAAACGCACCATCTTTGCAACAAAGGTCACATATTCCTCAGCAACATCATTCCCTGCCAACTACTTCACAGCAACAGCACATGTCATCTGCACAACCGCAGCAACCTTTACCATCCCATCAACCATCGGATCATTATGGACAACAATTTCCACCGTCAAGGGTTCCACGGTCCATAACACAACAGCTTGGCCTTCAAGGTTCAGCAAACCCAAAGCCACTTTCCTTGCCAATGGTACAGCCTAATACTGTACAGCCAGGCACCCAGAATAGGACAGCTAATGCAGAAAGTGAAGAATCTGGTAACCGGATTCTTAGCAAAAGAAGTATCAATGAGCTAGTTAGCCAG ATCGACCCTTCTGAGAAATTGGATCCTGAAGTTGAAGACATTCTTGCAGATATAGCTGATGAATTTGTTGATTCT ATCACAACATTTGGCTGCTCCTTAGCCAAACATCGAAAATCTGATACATTGGAAGCAAAAGACATACTTCTACATCTTG AAAGAAATTGGAATATGACCCTCCCAGGATTTAGTGGTGATGAGATTAAAACCTTTCGAAAACCG ctTACAAGTGATATCCACAAGGAACGTCTCGCAGCA ATAAAGAAGTCGATTTTGGCAACTGAGATGACAAATGCCAAAAGCTCTGTTGGACAAGCTGCTGGAAATGCAAAGAGTAACTTGTCAAAGACACCTGCAAATGCCATGGTCTCCCCCAACGTAAAGATTCGTGAAGTTACTTGA
- the LOC110646620 gene encoding uncharacterized protein LOC110646620 isoform X1, translating into MNWWRSHATLRTLFLLFLGQLVSLALALSSFTSSLVANLGVDAPITQSIFNYFALALVYASILLYKRQKIQLSWYWYLLLGFVDVQGNYLVNKAYQYSSLTSVTLLDCFTVAWAIVLTWFFLGTRYSIWQLFGAAICVLGLGLVLLSDAGVGGEGGSKPLLGDSLVIAGTLFFAFSNVGEEFCVKNKNRVEVVSMLGLYGMLVSLVELSIFEVKSLESVNWSADIILAIAGYTLALFMFYTLAPFVLKLSGATMFNLSILTADMWAVVFRIFFYQQEVDWLYFLSFAVVTVGLVIYSTTEKDPAPISALEDGNSNGEYQVLIDENASRNDSLVS; encoded by the exons ATGAACTGGTGGAGAAGCCACGCTACCCTCAGGACCCTTTTCTTGCTGTTCTTGGGTCAGTTGGTTTCTTTAGCACTTGCACTCTCCAGCTTTACATCTTCTCTAGTGGCCAATCTTG GTGTTGATGCACCCATTACTCAGTCTATCTTCAATTACTTTGCATTAGCTTTGGTTTATGCTAGTATTTTGCTCTATAAGCGCCAAAAAATCCAG CTTTCTTGGTACTGGTATCTCCTCCTAGGATTTGTTGATGTTCAAGGCAATTATCTTG TTAATAAAGCATATCAGTACTCATCACTTACTAGTGTGACATTATTGGATTGCTTTACGGTAGCATGGGCCATAGTTCTTACGTGGTTCTTCCTCGGCACTAGATATTCCATATGGCAGTTATTTGGTGCAGCCATCTGTGTGCTGGGGCTTGGTTTGGTGCTCCTTTCTGATGCTGGGGTGGGTGGTGAAG GTGGTTCAAAGCCTCTTTTGGGTGATTCACTTGTTATTGCTGGgacacttttctttgcctttaGCAATGTTGGGGAG GAATTCTGTGTTAAGAACAAAAATCGTGTTGAAGTGGTGTCAATGCTCGGTTTGTATGGAATGCTAGTGAGTCTGGTTGAGTT ATCCATATTCGAGGTGAAGAGTCTGGAATCAGTTAACTGGTCTGCAGATATA ATATTAGCTATTGCAGGCTATACTCTCGCATTATTTATGTTCTATACACTTGCTCCTTTTGTTCTAAAG TTGAGTGGAGCCACAATGTTCAATCTCTCTATCCTTACTGCTGATATGTGGGCAGTTGTTTTTCGCATCTTCTTCTACCAACAGGAG GTTGACTGGTTATACTTTCTTTCTTTTGCAGTCGTAACAGTTGGACTTGTCATTTATTCGACGAC AGAGAAGGATCCAGCTCCTATATCTGCCCTAGAGGACGGAAACTCCAATGGAGAATACCAAGTTCTTATTGATGAAAATGCAAGCAGAAATGACTCTCTAGTTTCATGA
- the LOC110646621 gene encoding LOW QUALITY PROTEIN: uncharacterized protein LOC110646621 (The sequence of the model RefSeq protein was modified relative to this genomic sequence to represent the inferred CDS: inserted 4 bases in 2 codons; substituted 2 bases at 2 genomic stop codons): MEVSTMTWNEMFICWRSHVSFRTLYLLFLGQVVSFVLALGSFSSSLIANLGVQVPITQCSFTYFFLALVYGSILLHRRQKLLVPWYWYLLLGFIDVQGNYFFNKAFQFXSITSVTLLDCWTIAWVIILTWLSFNTQNSLSQLFGAGLCLLGLVLVFFSDAGVGGRGGSRPVLGDXLVIAATFFYALGNSGEEFCVKKKDCIEVLSMIGVYGXLVSLVEISIVEVKSLQSVHWSADTILAFSCFTLSTFMFYSLAPSVLELSAATMFNLSLLSSDMWAVIVRIFLYHQQVDWLYYLAFATVAIGLVIYSISEKDSAPPVPAFEARNSSAQXQLLRNENITASRDESISP, encoded by the exons ATGGAAGTCTCAACAATGACTTGGAATGAGATGTTCATCTGCTGGAGAAGTCATGTTTCTTTTAGAACTTTGTACTTGCTATTCTTGGGTCAGGTGGTTTCTTTTGTACTTGCACTAGGAAGCTTCAGCTCTTCTCTTATTGCCAATCTTG GTGTTCAAGTGCCTATTACTCAGTGTTCTTTCACTTACTTTTTTCTAGCTTTGGTTTATGGGAGTATCCTGCTCCACAGGCGTCAGAAATTGCTG GTTCCTTGGTATTGGTATCTACTGCTGGGTTTCATAGATGTTCAAGGAAATTATTTCT TTAATAAGGCATTCCAATT ATCTATTACTAGTGTAACATTATTGGACTGCTGGACTATAGCATGGGTCATAATTCTCACTTGGCTCTCCTTCAACACACAGAATTCCCTATCCCAATTATTTGGTGCAGGTCTCTGTTTACTAGGTCTTGTTTTGGTCTTTTTCTCTGATGCTGGGGTAGGCGGCAGAG GTGGATCAAGACCTGTTTTGGGTGA ACTCGTTATTGCTGCAACATTCTTCTATGCCTTGGGCAATTCTGGTGAG GAATTttgtgtaaagaagaaagattgcATTGAAGTGCTATCCATGATCGGAGTTTATGGATAACTAGTCAGCTTAGTAGAGAT ATCCATAGTGGAGGTAAAAAGTCTGCAGTCAGTCCACTGGTCTGCAGATACT attttagCTTTTTCTTGCTTCACTCTATCAACCTTTATGTTTTACTCCCTTGCTCCTTCTGTCCTGGAG TTGAGTGCAGCTACCATGTTCAATCTCTCTTTGCTTTCTTCTGATATGTGGGCAGTTATTGTTCGCATCTTCCTCTACCACCAGCAG GTTGACTGGTTATACTATCTTGCTTTTGCCACTGTAGCTATTGGACTGGTTATTTATTCCATTAG TGAGAAGGATTCTGCTCCTCCTGTACCAGCTTTTGAAGCCAGAAATTccagtgcacaataacaattgcTTAGAAATGAAAATATTACAGCATCTAGAGATGAGTCTATATCTCCATGA
- the LOC110646620 gene encoding uncharacterized protein LOC110646620 isoform X2 gives MNWWRSHATLRTLFLLFLGVDAPITQSIFNYFALALVYASILLYKRQKIQLSWYWYLLLGFVDVQGNYLVNKAYQYSSLTSVTLLDCFTVAWAIVLTWFFLGTRYSIWQLFGAAICVLGLGLVLLSDAGVGGEGGSKPLLGDSLVIAGTLFFAFSNVGEEFCVKNKNRVEVVSMLGLYGMLVSLVELSIFEVKSLESVNWSADIILAIAGYTLALFMFYTLAPFVLKLSGATMFNLSILTADMWAVVFRIFFYQQEVDWLYFLSFAVVTVGLVIYSTTEKDPAPISALEDGNSNGEYQVLIDENASRNDSLVS, from the exons ATGAACTGGTGGAGAAGCCACGCTACCCTCAGGACCCTTTTCTTGCTGTTCTTGG GTGTTGATGCACCCATTACTCAGTCTATCTTCAATTACTTTGCATTAGCTTTGGTTTATGCTAGTATTTTGCTCTATAAGCGCCAAAAAATCCAG CTTTCTTGGTACTGGTATCTCCTCCTAGGATTTGTTGATGTTCAAGGCAATTATCTTG TTAATAAAGCATATCAGTACTCATCACTTACTAGTGTGACATTATTGGATTGCTTTACGGTAGCATGGGCCATAGTTCTTACGTGGTTCTTCCTCGGCACTAGATATTCCATATGGCAGTTATTTGGTGCAGCCATCTGTGTGCTGGGGCTTGGTTTGGTGCTCCTTTCTGATGCTGGGGTGGGTGGTGAAG GTGGTTCAAAGCCTCTTTTGGGTGATTCACTTGTTATTGCTGGgacacttttctttgcctttaGCAATGTTGGGGAG GAATTCTGTGTTAAGAACAAAAATCGTGTTGAAGTGGTGTCAATGCTCGGTTTGTATGGAATGCTAGTGAGTCTGGTTGAGTT ATCCATATTCGAGGTGAAGAGTCTGGAATCAGTTAACTGGTCTGCAGATATA ATATTAGCTATTGCAGGCTATACTCTCGCATTATTTATGTTCTATACACTTGCTCCTTTTGTTCTAAAG TTGAGTGGAGCCACAATGTTCAATCTCTCTATCCTTACTGCTGATATGTGGGCAGTTGTTTTTCGCATCTTCTTCTACCAACAGGAG GTTGACTGGTTATACTTTCTTTCTTTTGCAGTCGTAACAGTTGGACTTGTCATTTATTCGACGAC AGAGAAGGATCCAGCTCCTATATCTGCCCTAGAGGACGGAAACTCCAATGGAGAATACCAAGTTCTTATTGATGAAAATGCAAGCAGAAATGACTCTCTAGTTTCATGA